A window from Theobroma cacao cultivar B97-61/B2 chromosome 3, Criollo_cocoa_genome_V2, whole genome shotgun sequence encodes these proteins:
- the LOC18604471 gene encoding CASP-like protein 4D1: MASKAMPIATVLLRIFTILFAAGCVVVLILDKTTDVDGSKVTFKNVIAYRYVLATAVVGAAYSILQLPFAIYYACTEKRLIRGGFLPAFDFYGDKVMAFLLATGVGAGFLVTVELKEFLGDLFNEFGADLKDSPFESFFNKGYLAVSLLAGAFLCMAVLSVFSSLQRTTISGRGFFR, translated from the exons ATGGCGTCGAAGGCTATGCCAATTGCAACCGTTCTAttgagaattttcactattttatTCGCAGCTGGATGTGTGGTGGTTCTGATCCTAGACAAGACTACAGACGTTGATGGCAGCAAAGTAACATTCAAGAATGTCATTGCCTACAG GTATGTGCTGGCCACCGCTGTTGTTGGAGCGGCCTATTCCATTTTGCAGTTACCTTTCGCTATATATTATGCTTGCACTGAAAAGAGGCTCATTCGCGGTGGTTTCTTGCCAGCCTTTGATTTTTATGGGGACAAG GTGATGGCCTTTCTTCTGGCCACGGGTGTCGGTGCTGGTTTCTTGGTCACTGTGGAGCTGAAAGAATTTCTGGGTGATTTGTTCAACGAATTTGGGGCAGATTTGAAAGATTCTCCGTTTGAAAGTTTCTTCAACAAGGGATATCTGGCGGTGAGTCTTCTGGCAGGAGCATTCTTATGCATGGCTGTTCTTTCAGTTTTTTCCTCTCTCCAGCGAACCACCATCAGCGGCAGAGGTTTCTTCCGATGa